Proteins co-encoded in one Psychromonas sp. L1A2 genomic window:
- a CDS encoding D-2-hydroxyacid dehydrogenase, producing MNIVLLDALTLGDSDLSVFDGVGELTVYETTSSEETSERLAGQEIAITNKVVITAEHMANNPDLKLICISATGTNNVDLVAAEKAGIEVKNVSGYSTESVSQSTFSLLFQLIHQSRYYDQYIADKQWCDSPIFTHIERPFYELKGKRWGIIAMGTIGQRVAELAAAFGCDVCYYSTSGKNTQQSISQVSLETLLSECDVISIHAPFNAQTENLIGANQLKQLKAGAVIMNLGRGGIIDEVAMAEALETRDIYHATDVLAVEPMAENHPYLSLKASHRLVVTPHTAWASVEARECLLGKVVDNINSFVDNQ from the coding sequence ATGAATATTGTTTTATTAGATGCATTAACGTTAGGTGATAGTGATTTATCTGTTTTTGATGGGGTAGGTGAGTTAACTGTTTATGAAACAACGAGTTCAGAAGAAACATCAGAAAGACTTGCAGGGCAAGAGATAGCGATCACTAATAAAGTGGTGATTACTGCTGAGCATATGGCGAATAATCCTGATTTAAAACTAATTTGTATTTCAGCAACAGGCACTAATAATGTTGATTTAGTGGCTGCTGAAAAAGCCGGCATAGAAGTGAAAAATGTATCTGGTTATTCCACTGAAAGTGTTAGCCAGTCTACTTTCTCTTTATTATTTCAGTTAATTCACCAAAGTCGTTATTACGATCAATATATTGCAGACAAACAATGGTGTGATAGTCCAATATTTACGCATATAGAACGTCCTTTTTATGAACTAAAAGGTAAGCGTTGGGGCATTATTGCAATGGGTACTATTGGACAACGTGTTGCTGAACTTGCTGCTGCATTTGGTTGTGATGTTTGTTATTACTCGACGTCAGGTAAAAATACACAACAAAGCATTTCACAAGTTAGCTTAGAAACGTTATTAAGTGAGTGTGATGTTATTTCTATTCATGCCCCATTTAATGCGCAAACTGAAAACCTGATTGGTGCCAATCAGCTAAAACAGTTAAAAGCGGGGGCTGTGATCATGAATTTAGGACGAGGTGGTATTATTGATGAAGTTGCGATGGCAGAGGCGTTAGAGACTCGAGATATCTATCACGCAACAGACGTTTTAGCCGTTGAACCTATGGCAGAAAATCATCCTTATTTATCATTAAAAGCATCACACCGTTTAGTCGTAACGCCTCATACCGCTTGGGCAAGTGTAGAAGCACGTGAATGTTTACTAGGTAAAGTCGTGGATAATATTAACAGTTTCGTCGATAACCAGTAG